The proteins below are encoded in one region of Pygocentrus nattereri isolate fPygNat1 chromosome 13, fPygNat1.pri, whole genome shotgun sequence:
- the LOC108424884 gene encoding LIM and SH3 domain protein 1-like isoform X2 — protein MNPQCSRCNKIVYPTEKVNCLDKYWHKGCFSCEVCKMTLNMKNYKGFDKKPYCSQHYPKTSFTSVADTPENLRLMQQSKVQSQVLYKEEFEKNKGKGFSVVADTPEMQRIKKAQDQISNIKYHEEFEKSRMGGEAQPSDNNAAYQPSSPQSYNYEPQPPRSAAPPPASGGGKRYRAVYDYVAADEDEVSFADGDMILDVQQIDEGWMFGRVERTGQQGMLPANYVEAI, from the exons ATGAATCCCCAGTGTAGCAGATGTAACAAGATCGTCTATCCCACGGAAAAAGTAAACTGCCTGGACAAG TATTGGCACAAAGGATGTTTCAGCTGCGAGGTCTGCAAAATGACTCTAAACATGAAGAACTACAAAGGCTTCGACAAGAAACCCTATTGCAGCCA ACACTATCCCAAGACATCCTTTACCAGTGTGGCTGATACTCCAGAGAACCTCCGGCTCATGCAGCAGAGCAAGGTGCAAAGCCAG GTGCTGTACAAAGAGGAATTTGAGAAGAACAAAGGGAAAGGCTTCAGTGTGGTGGCCGACACACCGGAGATGCAGAGAATCAAGAAAGCACAGGACCAAATCAGCAAT ATAAAGTATCATGAGGAGTTTGAAAAGAGCCGAATGGGAGGAGAGGCCCAACCTTCTGACAACAATGCCG CCTATCAGCCTTCCAGCCCTCAGAGTTACAACTATGAGCCCCAGCCCCCACGCTCTGCTGCACCTCCACCGGCTTCTGGTGGTGGG aAGCGCTACAGAGCGGTCTATGACTATGTGGCAGCTGATGAGGATGAGGTATCGTTTGCGGACGGAGACATGATCTTGGACGTGCAGCAGATAGACGAGGGCTGGATGTTCGGCCGCGTCGAGCGCACTGGCCAGCAGGGCATGTTACCTGCCAACTACGTTGAGGCTATATAA
- the LOC108424884 gene encoding LIM and SH3 domain protein 1-like isoform X1, with translation MNPQCSRCNKIVYPTEKVNCLDKYWHKGCFSCEVCKMTLNMKNYKGFDKKPYCSQHYPKTSFTSVADTPENLRLMQQSKVQSQVLYKEEFEKNKGKGFSVVADTPEMQRIKKAQDQISNIKYHEEFEKSRMGGEAQPSDNNAGKAYQPSSPQSYNYEPQPPRSAAPPPASGGGKRYRAVYDYVAADEDEVSFADGDMILDVQQIDEGWMFGRVERTGQQGMLPANYVEAI, from the exons ATGAATCCCCAGTGTAGCAGATGTAACAAGATCGTCTATCCCACGGAAAAAGTAAACTGCCTGGACAAG TATTGGCACAAAGGATGTTTCAGCTGCGAGGTCTGCAAAATGACTCTAAACATGAAGAACTACAAAGGCTTCGACAAGAAACCCTATTGCAGCCA ACACTATCCCAAGACATCCTTTACCAGTGTGGCTGATACTCCAGAGAACCTCCGGCTCATGCAGCAGAGCAAGGTGCAAAGCCAG GTGCTGTACAAAGAGGAATTTGAGAAGAACAAAGGGAAAGGCTTCAGTGTGGTGGCCGACACACCGGAGATGCAGAGAATCAAGAAAGCACAGGACCAAATCAGCAAT ATAAAGTATCATGAGGAGTTTGAAAAGAGCCGAATGGGAGGAGAGGCCCAACCTTCTGACAACAATGCCGGTAAAg CCTATCAGCCTTCCAGCCCTCAGAGTTACAACTATGAGCCCCAGCCCCCACGCTCTGCTGCACCTCCACCGGCTTCTGGTGGTGGG aAGCGCTACAGAGCGGTCTATGACTATGTGGCAGCTGATGAGGATGAGGTATCGTTTGCGGACGGAGACATGATCTTGGACGTGCAGCAGATAGACGAGGGCTGGATGTTCGGCCGCGTCGAGCGCACTGGCCAGCAGGGCATGTTACCTGCCAACTACGTTGAGGCTATATAA